From Tiliqua scincoides isolate rTilSci1 chromosome 2, rTilSci1.hap2, whole genome shotgun sequence, the proteins below share one genomic window:
- the RPS18 gene encoding small ribosomal subunit protein uS13 — translation MSLVIPEKFQHILRVLNTNIDGRRKIAFAITAIKGVGRRYAHVVLRKADIDLTKRAGELTEDEVERVITIMQNPRQYKIPDWFLNRQKDVKDGKYSQVLANGLDNKLREDLERLKKIRAHRGLRHFWGLRVRGQHTKTTGRRGRTVGVSKKK, via the exons ATG TCTCTTGTAATTCCAGAGAAGTTCCAGCACATCCTCCGAGTGCTCAACACCAACATAGACGGGCGGCGGAAGATCGCCTTTGCCATCACCGCCATCAAG GGTGTGGGCCGGCGTTATGCACACGTGGTGCTGAGGAAAGCAGACATCGACCTGACCAAGAGGGCTGGTGAACTCACTGAGGATGAG GTGGAGCGCGTTATCACCATTATGCAGAACCCCCGGCAGTACAAGATCCCTGACTGGTTCCTCAACAGGCAGAAGGATGTCAAAGATGGGAAGTACAGTCAG GTATTGGCTAATGGGCTGGACAACAAGCTCCGTGAGGACCTGGAGCGCCTGAAGAAGATCCGGGCCCATCGCGGCCTCCGCCACTTCTGGGG CCTGCGTGTCCGCGGCCAGCACACGAAGACCACTGGGCGCCGAGGCCGAACTGTGGGTGTGTCCAAGAAGAAGTAA